The DNA sequence TTCGTCGGCACGTGGGGTGGTGGGTTGTTTCGCTGGAACGGCGCGCGGTTTGAGTCGCCAGGCGACCTGCGCAACATAACCGCGCCGGTGGCTGCTTTGTACGAAGGCCGGGGCGGTGAACTTTGGATCGGCACTCATGAAGGGTTGTATCGCTATGAAACCGGCAAGCTGGTCTGGTTTGCCGGCAAGGACAAGCTGACGCTGCCGGACGTGCGGACGATCACAGAGTCTCCGGATGGGACGCTGTGGTTTGGCATGTCGGGCGGCGGCCTGGGGTCCTTGCGGAAGGGTGTGTTGAAGCAGTTCAGGCAAAACGACGGGTTGGGCAGCGACTTGGTCAGTTGTTTGTATGCCGACCCGGACGGCACACTTTGGATTGGCACGACGGACAACGGCCTGACCCGGCTGGCCCGGGGAAAGTTTTCCATCATCAGCGCCGCGCAGGGATTGCCCAGCAAGATCATGAGCCACATCGTGGCGGACGGCATTGGCCACTTTTGGTTGGGCACACAGGGCGGCATTCTGCGCGTCAGCAAATCCGACCTCGAACGTTGTGCCGGGGACCAGACCAGTTCCGTCCATTGCCTGAGCTATGGCCGGGCGGAGGGATTGAGTGCGCCAACTTGTTTGGGTGGATTTCAACCCGGTGCCTGCAAGAGTGCGGATGGGCGACTCTGGTTTCCCACCGTTAAAGGCCTGGCGGTGGTGGACCCGGCTAATGTCACCACCAATTCCGTGCCGCCACCCGTGGTCATTGAAGCTCTGTTCGTGGATGGCGTGGCGTCGGAAAACTGGATGCACGCGAACCCAGACGTTGCCCCCGGCTCATCCCACACGTTGGTGCAACCGGCGACGCAGCCACCTGTGGAACGGCCGAACGAACTTGCCCCAGAGATCGCCAAGCCACTGCGCATTCCGCCGGGGCACCGGCGCTTCGAGTTCCACTACACTGGTTTGAGTTTCGTGGCGCCTGACAAAGTCCGCTTTCGTCGCAAGCTGGAAGGTTTGGAGCACGACTGGGTGGATGCGGGCGTCACGCGTGTCGCGGAATACAGCTACCTGCCTCCCGGCGACTACACCTTCAAGGTCATCGCCTGCAATAACGACGAGGTTTGGAACGAGGCTGGCGCTTCGGTCGCTTTCACCTTGCTGCCGTATTTCTGGCAGACGCTCTGGTTCCGGGCAGCCTCGATCGTTGGCGGTGCCGGGGCGGTGGCCGCCGGCGTTCTCGGGGTGGTCCGCCAACGCCTGCGTCGCAAGCTTGAACACCTGGAGCGCCAGCGCGCACTCGAACGCGAGCGGGCCCGCATCGCTCGCGACATTCACGATGACCTCGGCGCCAGCCTCACGCGCATCAGCATGCTCAGCCAATCGGTCCTCAGCGAGGTTCAAGGTCAGCCGCAAGCCGCGGCCAATGTTGATCAAATCCAGACCACCGCCCGTGAACTCACCCGGGCGATGGACGAAATCGTCTGGGCGGTCAACCCCAAGTACGACACGTTGGACAGCCTGGCGGCTTATCTTGGTCGCTTCGCCCAGCACTACCTGAGCGCGGCCAACATCCGTTGCCGCCTCAATGTGCCCGTGCAACTGCCACCCGTGGCGCTGACCGCCGAGATTCGGCACAACGTCTTCCTCGCCTTCAAAGAGGCGCTGCACAATGTTGTCAAACACGCCCAGGCCACCGAAGTGTGCGTGTCGCTCGAATTGCGTCCCACCGGGTTTGAATTGCACGTGGTGGATAATGGACGCGGATTCCATTGGCACCCCGCCAACCCGGCGGTCGCCGCGTCAGGAGACAGTTTGCGTTGCGCAGCCGGCCACGGCCTGACAAACATGCAGAAACGCATGGAAGAGATTGGCGGACGCTGTGACTGGGACACCGCGCCGGGCGAGGGCACGCGCGCGAAGTTCACCGTGATGTTCAAATCCTGACTCGATGAATCGCAAAGCACGGAGTGCCTACAGGGAAAGCTGAACCCACGCCGGTTGGCAGGCGTCGGACCTTGGTCTGTGTTTTCCGTGGTTGTGTCCCCGTGTCCCCAAAATACATGACAGCGAAACTTGACGTGATGAGGTATAAGAAATCCGTGACGATTGACGTTTCGATTGTGGAAGACGATCCGCACGCCCGCAAGATTCTGGCGGCTTGGGTCAGCGGCGCTTCCAGCTTCCAGCTCGCAGGCGAGTGGAGCAACGCCGAGAGCGCGCTGGCACCGCTGGCCGAGCGGAAGCCACACGTCGTGCTGATGGACATCAACCTTCCCGGCATGAGCGGGGTGGATGCGGTGAAACGACTGAAGCCCATGCTGCCGGACACACAGTTCCTCATGTTGACGGTCTATGAGGATACCGACCATATTTACAACGCATTGGCGGCGGGGGCGACCGGTTACCTGCTCAAACAAACGCCGCGCGACGAACTGCTCGCCGCGCTGCAAGATGTTCACCGCGGCGGCTCCCCTATGACCAGCAATATCGCCCGCAGAGTCGTCCAGTCCTTCCTTCGCGATCCTGCTCCCGCGGCGGCAAGCGAGGTTCTTTCCACACGCGAACAGGAAGTGCTGGACATGTTGATGCGAGGTTACCTGTTCAAGGAGGTCGCCGACCGGCTCAACATCAGCGTGCATACCGTAAACACCTATGTCCGCCGCATCTATGAGAAACTTCACGTGCGTTCCCGCGCCCAGGCCGTCGCCAAGTACGCCCACTTCGTTGAGGGCGGGGCGCGGCCGCACAGTTCCGCCAGGGGCTGACCAGCCTGTGTGACGGTGCTGGTCGTTGAGTTCACAATTGGGCGCAAAGAACTTCGCGGGCAGTTGGTGCGGATTATTCTGTGGACCTGGACGACAACGAGGACTGTTGCCGGTAGGAAAGTGCCAACTTGGTGGGTGCATGTGTCATGTCGCGCATTTTGGGGACATGCCCTTTCCCGCGGACCTGCTGCATGATGTATTCAAAATGCCATTTAAATGACCTCTTCGATTTCCTCCAGCCGGGCTTTGTTGCTGTGCGTCTTCCTCGCCGTTTCGGTATTGGCGGAGAATGACCAACCGCCGTTTATCTTCGAGGCGGACGTAAAGGTGCCGATGCGCGACGGCGTCCAGCTTGCCGCGAATGTCTTCCGTCCCAAAGGCGACGGCCCCTGGCCGGTGATCCTAATTCGCACGCCGTACGGCAAAGGGGACGAAAAATGGCCCGGCGCCAAAGATGTCGCTGCTAAAGGCTATGTCACAGTGGTGCAGGATTGCCGCGGTCGTGGAAAATCGGAAGGGATTTGGGAACCGTTCCTGCACGAGGGGCAGGACGGTTTCGACACGCAGGAGTGGGTGGGTAAACAGTCCTGGTGCGACGGCAACGTCGGCACCTCGAGTGCCTCTTATGCGGGCTGGACACAATGGGCCTCCGCGCCCAATTCGAGCAAATACCTCAAGGCGATGGTGCCGATGGTGCCGTTTGGCAACACCTACGAGGACCTGGCGTATTCGGGTGGCGCCGTGATGCTAGGGTTGCTGATGGGCTGGGGCGAGGCCGTCGGCGGCGTGGCGTTGGACTCCAACAAACTCCAGCAGGCCTACAATTATTTGCCGCTGCGCACGTTCGGCGATCAGTTCGAAAAAAAAATCCCATATCTCAATGAATGGGTTCAACACGCCACCTACGATGCTTACTGGAAACAGCGCGGCATTGATTACCGTTATGCGGAGATCACCGTGCCCACGCTGAACGTCGGCGGCTGGTATGACATTTTCTCGAAAGCGACCCTCGACTTGACCACCGGTGTGCGCACAAAGTCCCGCAGCCCGCAGGCGCGCACCAACCAGTTCGTCATCATGGGGCCCTGGGGACATGGCGTGGGTGTTCGCAAGACCGGTGAACTCGATTTCGGCGCCGACGCCGAACTGAAAATTTTCAGCCGACAGTTCGATTGGTACGAATATTGGCTCAAAGGGCGAGAGAGGAAGATTCACGACTGGCCGCCTTATTACCTGTTTGTCATGGGCGAGAACCGTTGGCACAGCGAAAACGAGTGGCCGCTAAAGCGCACGCGGTTCACGCCCTACTACCTTCGCAGCTCGGGCCACGCAAACTCGCTCAAGGGCGACGGCTCGCTCAACACGACCCAACCCGGCACCGAACCGAAGGACGGTTTCACTTACGACGGTGACAACCCGGTCGCCACGGTGGGCGGAAACAACATTGTCGGCGCCACTGCGGGACCTTGTGACCAGACCAAGTTGGAAGAACGCGAAGATGTGCTCGTCTATTCGACGGCGCCGCTGGAGCAGGAAGTCGAAGTCACCGGCCCGGTGAAGCTGATCCTTTGGGCCGCTTCCAGCGCGCGCGACACGGATTTCACCGGCAAACTGGTGGACGTGCATCCGGACGGCAAGGCGTACAATTTGTGCGAGGGGATTCTGCGCGCCCGCTACCGCAACGGCCCGGACAAACCCGCGCTCCTGGAGCCGGGCCAAACCCAACGCTTCGAGATTGACCTCTGGGTCACCAGCAACCTGTTCAAACGCGGCCATCGCATCCGCCTCGAAGTTTCCAGCAGCAATTATCCGCGTTTTGATCGTAACCCGAATAGCGGAAACCCCATCGGCTCCGACACCGAAATGCTCACCGCTAAACAGACAATTCTTCACGACCGCGAACACGCATCCCATCTCTTGCTGCCAGTGATTCCACGGCCATGACACAACGGCAGAACGGATGGTCATCGCTTCGAGCCGTTGCGACACGCGCGCCATGATGCGATGCATGGAACAGCCCGGCAGGGCGACCGGCTTTAAGCGCGAGCGGCGGACAACGCACGACCGCAGATCAGGGGAAGGGATGGCTGGTTCAGGGTCGGACGTTGCTCACGATTGATGCCGGCGACTGGTGAAGCTGAAATGCGCGACACCTTTTTGGACTTCCTGCCCGGCGGTGGGATGTTTAGTCTCAGCGTGTTCGGTCGGCTGGTTCAAAACAACAGGATTTCTACCGAAAGCAAACCAAACGATATGCGGACATCACAGAATGCCGATCCACTCAATCATTGGCGTGTGCCGGGTCCTCTCGGCCTGTTCGTGTTGACCATGGCATTGGTTTGCAGCGGGGCTTCGCGTCAGCCCGGCGTGACTGCGGATGCCGCCAAAACAAGAACCGTTGCGCCGCGCCGTGCGCTTTACACTTACACCCTTGCCCGCGATGCGACTCCCGAATCCTACGACGAAGCGATGGCGGTCGCCTGTTTGCAAGGCATCCTCAATCGCAAGTCACCAGCGCTTTACGTGCTCTCGCGCAATTATGCCCGTCCGCAATACTGGCTCGACCTGCTCTCGAAAGACGGACGCTGGCTCGAGGGACGCGAGTTGAAGCCAGTGGCCGACTTGAGCGCGCTCGTCCAACTCGCCGGCAAGCAGCTCAAAGGCGCCATCATCTGGGACCCCGCCGTGCCCGCCACCGCGAACGTGGCGACGACGATGGCCGGAGTTGAAGATGGCGTCGTGCTTAGCCCGGAGTACGCGGCCCGTTTCTTGAAACAATGGCAACTGCCGGTGCTCGCGGATCTCCGTGGCCGGTTCACCGGCGCCGAGACCGGCAGCAAGAAGAACGACGCCTATCGCTGGGCCATCCACGAGTACCTCGCCAAGGGCCGTTGCTCTTCGCAGTGGCTTTGTCTCTTCGAGGATTCCTTTTCCACGCGGGCGCGCGGCGACATCGGCTACGTCGTCACGCGCGATTGGGCCGTG is a window from the Verrucomicrobiota bacterium genome containing:
- a CDS encoding CocE/NonD family hydrolase — encoded protein: MTSSISSSRALLLCVFLAVSVLAENDQPPFIFEADVKVPMRDGVQLAANVFRPKGDGPWPVILIRTPYGKGDEKWPGAKDVAAKGYVTVVQDCRGRGKSEGIWEPFLHEGQDGFDTQEWVGKQSWCDGNVGTSSASYAGWTQWASAPNSSKYLKAMVPMVPFGNTYEDLAYSGGAVMLGLLMGWGEAVGGVALDSNKLQQAYNYLPLRTFGDQFEKKIPYLNEWVQHATYDAYWKQRGIDYRYAEITVPTLNVGGWYDIFSKATLDLTTGVRTKSRSPQARTNQFVIMGPWGHGVGVRKTGELDFGADAELKIFSRQFDWYEYWLKGRERKIHDWPPYYLFVMGENRWHSENEWPLKRTRFTPYYLRSSGHANSLKGDGSLNTTQPGTEPKDGFTYDGDNPVATVGGNNIVGATAGPCDQTKLEEREDVLVYSTAPLEQEVEVTGPVKLILWAASSARDTDFTGKLVDVHPDGKAYNLCEGILRARYRNGPDKPALLEPGQTQRFEIDLWVTSNLFKRGHRIRLEVSSSNYPRFDRNPNSGNPIGSDTEMLTAKQTILHDREHASHLLLPVIPRP
- a CDS encoding response regulator transcription factor; the encoded protein is MRYKKSVTIDVSIVEDDPHARKILAAWVSGASSFQLAGEWSNAESALAPLAERKPHVVLMDINLPGMSGVDAVKRLKPMLPDTQFLMLTVYEDTDHIYNALAAGATGYLLKQTPRDELLAALQDVHRGGSPMTSNIARRVVQSFLRDPAPAAASEVLSTREQEVLDMLMRGYLFKEVADRLNISVHTVNTYVRRIYEKLHVRSRAQAVAKYAHFVEGGARPHSSARG
- a CDS encoding ATP-binding protein, with protein sequence MLAFFLLWATGTGLQAANGQSASAEPFEVSQVEGNWQQNSVTAIVQSHDGYLWLGTYHGLVRFDGVTFTVFDSGNTPELPNGRITSLYESPDRVLWIGHETGQVTRLADGRFQSVHLGSNWAGGALQAITSDEAGDVWLMNDTGTLLRLRDGKTARTPGGASAMMIATLARTKDGRLWMASSGKVATLDQGNVVPVVFPGDQPNAIYERVFAAEEGGVWVLGNGRLRKWREGGWATEVEGFPREFGVVNLLIETRSGLLVGTQREGLYLLRSGAEPLHFTRTNGLSHDWIRALAVDQEGNCWIGTGTGFEGLRPRKVRMVSPPDGWQGFGVLSFSVHSDDTAWVGTEGGGLYRYDGQQWTVLGQAAGLKSPFIWSVLETKQQELFVGTWGGGLFRWNGARFESPGDLRNITAPVAALYEGRGGELWIGTHEGLYRYETGKLVWFAGKDKLTLPDVRTITESPDGTLWFGMSGGGLGSLRKGVLKQFRQNDGLGSDLVSCLYADPDGTLWIGTTDNGLTRLARGKFSIISAAQGLPSKIMSHIVADGIGHFWLGTQGGILRVSKSDLERCAGDQTSSVHCLSYGRAEGLSAPTCLGGFQPGACKSADGRLWFPTVKGLAVVDPANVTTNSVPPPVVIEALFVDGVASENWMHANPDVAPGSSHTLVQPATQPPVERPNELAPEIAKPLRIPPGHRRFEFHYTGLSFVAPDKVRFRRKLEGLEHDWVDAGVTRVAEYSYLPPGDYTFKVIACNNDEVWNEAGASVAFTLLPYFWQTLWFRAASIVGGAGAVAAGVLGVVRQRLRRKLEHLERQRALERERARIARDIHDDLGASLTRISMLSQSVLSEVQGQPQAAANVDQIQTTARELTRAMDEIVWAVNPKYDTLDSLAAYLGRFAQHYLSAANIRCRLNVPVQLPPVALTAEIRHNVFLAFKEALHNVVKHAQATEVCVSLELRPTGFELHVVDNGRGFHWHPANPAVAASGDSLRCAAGHGLTNMQKRMEEIGGRCDWDTAPGEGTRAKFTVMFKS